In Gammaproteobacteria bacterium, the sequence GGGGCCGGCTTGCCCATCGGGCCCGCCTGCTTGCGGCGGCCCTTGCGGGTGCGCGCGTTGGTGCGGGTGCGCTGGCCGCGCACGGGCAGCCCCTTCTTGTGGCGCACGCCGCGGTAGCAGCCCAGGTCCATGAGCCGCTTGATGTTCATCGACGTCTCGCGGCGCAGGTCGCCCTCGACCGTGAGCTTGCCGATCTGCTCGCGCAGCTTGTCCATCTCCGCGTCGGTGAGGTCCTTGATCTTGGCGGAGTGCTTCACGCCCGCCATGTCGCAGATCTGGCGCGCGCGCGAGCGGCCGACGCCGTAGATCGCCGTGAGCGCGATCGCCGCGTGCTGGTGGTTCGGGATGTTGATGCCTGCAATACGGGCCATGTCTCTTCCTCGTTAGCCTTGGCGCTGCTTGTGGCGCGGATCGGTGCAGATCACGCGCACCACGCGCTTGCGCCGCACGATCTTGCACTTGCGGCAGATTTTCTTGACGGAAGCCTGCACTCGCATCGTCTTCTCCTTACTTGGCGCGGAACGTGATCCGCGCCTTGGTCAAATCGTAGGGCGTGAGCTCCACGGTCACCTTGTCGCCGGGGAGGATCCGGATGTAGTGCA encodes:
- the rpsM gene encoding 30S ribosomal protein S13, encoding MARIAGINIPNHQHAAIALTAIYGVGRSRARQICDMAGVKHSAKIKDLTDAEMDKLREQIGKLTVEGDLRRETSMNIKRLMDLGCYRGVRHKKGLPVRGQRTRTNARTRKGRRKQAGPMGKPAPTA
- the rpmJ gene encoding 50S ribosomal protein L36 codes for the protein MRVQASVKKICRKCKIVRRKRVVRVICTDPRHKQRQG